The Halomicronema hongdechloris C2206 genome includes a window with the following:
- a CDS encoding DUF4926 domain-containing protein, with the protein MIKELDVVIPTHDIQEYGLTKGSRGAVVAALPL; encoded by the coding sequence ATGATTAAAGAGCTCGACGTCGTTATCCCAACCCATGACATCCAGGAGTACGGTCTGACTAAAGGGAGCCGTGGGGCGGTCGTAGCAGCCTTGCCGCTCTAG